In Kwoniella dejecticola CBS 10117 chromosome 4, complete sequence, one genomic interval encodes:
- a CDS encoding phosphoadenosine phosphosulfate reductase, producing MTSNNQDILTPQYTTEQIDKFNVELEGKSPQDILRWAIDNLQGLFQTTAFGLTGTAALDMVSKISQEREEIHLVPLIFLDTLHHFPETVQLSQTASEAYLAEMHVYRPPGVSTAEEFAAKYGEKLWETDEASYDYLVKVEPAARAYKELGVRAIITGRRKSQGSDRASLKVLEVDERGLIKVNPLINWTFKEVKEYIDKENVPYNPLLDQGYKSIGDVHSTAPPDPNAVNSDAGERSGRWQGKSKTECGLHVNYFEMKKKFEEKEKEQGKGQAEGTTDQ from the exons ATGACCAGTAACAATCAAGATATCTTGACACCGCAATATACAACGGAGCAAATAGATAAATTTAACGTCGAGCTAGAAGGTAAATCGCCTCAGGATATATTACGATGGGCTATCGATAATTTGCAAGGATTATTCCAAACGACCGCTTTCGGGCT GACCGGAACAGCAGCTCTGGATATGGTCTCCAAGATCTCTcaagagcgagaagagatcCATTTAGTCCCTTTA ATATTCCTAGATACATTACATCATTTCCCCGAGACCGTCCAATTATCGCAAACAGCCTCCGAGGCCTACCTAGCCGAGATGCACGTGTATCGCCCACCAGGCGTATCCACCGCCGAAGAGTTCGCTGCGAAGTACGGCGAGAAGCTATGGGAGACGGACGAAGCGTCGTATGATTACCTAGTCAAGGTCGAACCTGCCGCTAGGGCGTACAAGGAATTAGGCGTTAGGGCAATCATAACGGGTCGCCGAAAATCCCAGGGGTCAGATAGGGCGTCGTTGAAAGTGTtagaggtggatgagaggGGATTGATAAAGGTTAATCCATTAATCAATTGGACTTTtaaggaggtcaaggagtATATAGAtaaaga GAACGTGCCCTACAACCCCTTATTGGATCAAGGCTACAAATCAATAGGCGATGTCCATTCAACCGCCCCGCCCGATCCGAACGCCGTCAACAGTGATGCGGGCGAGAGGAGCGGTAGATGGCAAGGGAAGTCAAAGACGGAATGTGGGCTGCACGTGAATTACtttgagatgaagaagaagttcgaggagaaggagaaagagcaagGTAAAGGCCAAGCTGAGGGTACGACTGATCAATGA